One genomic window of [Clostridium] scindens ATCC 35704 includes the following:
- a CDS encoding amino acid ABC transporter permease, which yields MDFGTLIRELSGGMLISIEIFVLTLVFSLPLGLAVAFGRMSKIKPVQWLAKIYISIMRGTPLMLQLMVVYFGPYYIFGIRISSTYRMTAVLIGFAINYAAYFAEIYRGGIESMSVGQYEAAKVLGYSRPQTFFCIIFPQVIKRILPSVTNEVITLVKDTSLAFVLAVAEMFTIAKQIAAAQTSMVPFVAAGIFYYVFNLIVAVVMEALEKKLNYYR from the coding sequence ATGGATTTTGGAACGCTTATTAGAGAGTTGAGCGGCGGAATGCTGATATCGATTGAAATATTTGTGCTGACGCTGGTATTTTCATTGCCTCTTGGCCTGGCGGTGGCATTTGGAAGGATGTCGAAGATCAAGCCGGTCCAATGGCTCGCTAAGATATACATATCAATTATGAGAGGGACGCCGCTGATGCTGCAGCTGATGGTCGTTTATTTTGGGCCGTACTATATTTTCGGAATCCGAATTTCCAGCACCTATCGCATGACTGCCGTGCTGATTGGATTTGCGATCAACTATGCCGCTTACTTTGCGGAAATATACCGGGGCGGCATCGAGTCCATGTCCGTGGGACAGTATGAGGCGGCAAAAGTGCTGGGATATTCCAGGCCTCAGACCTTCTTCTGCATCATCTTTCCCCAGGTAATCAAGAGAATACTGCCGTCCGTGACGAACGAGGTTATCACGCTTGTCAAGGATACTTCTCTTGCGTTCGTGCTGGCAGTGGCCGAGATGTTTACGATCGCGAAGCAGATTGCGGCCGCGCAGACTTCCATGGTGCCATTTGTAGCCGCGGGAATCTTCTATTATGTATTTAACCTGATTGTAGCAGTCGTTATGGAAGCGCTGGAAAAGAAATTGAATTACTATCGTTAG
- a CDS encoding glycine/sarcosine/betaine reductase component B subunit, with translation MRLEMGHIYIKDIQFASESKIEDGILYVSEEAAKAVALEDEKIKSVSFDIAKPGESVRITPVKDVIEPRVKVEGRGGIFPGVISKVDTVGEGKTYALKGMAVVTAGRIVGFQEGIIDMTGPGADYTPFSKTLNLVMVCEPVDGIKQHDYEKAVRFAGFRVAAYIGELARDLTPDETKVYETCTIKEGLEKYPELPRVAYVQMLQSQGLLHDTYVYGVDAKKIVPTILSPTEVMDGAIVSGNCVSACDKNPTYVHLNNPVVEDLFEQHGKTLNFVCHIITNENVYLADKQRSSDWTAKLCKMLDLDGAIVSQEGFGNPDTDLIMNCKKIEAEGVKTVIITDEYAGRDGKSQSLADADAAADAVVTGGNANQVIILPKLDKVIGTLDYVTKIAGASEETLREDGSLEVELQVLTGATNETGFNKLSAR, from the coding sequence GTGAGATTAGAAATGGGACACATTTACATTAAGGATATCCAGTTCGCTTCAGAGTCCAAGATTGAAGACGGAATCCTCTATGTATCCGAAGAAGCCGCTAAGGCGGTTGCTCTTGAAGACGAGAAGATCAAGAGCGTATCATTTGACATTGCAAAGCCAGGAGAATCAGTAAGAATCACGCCGGTTAAAGACGTTATCGAGCCGCGAGTAAAAGTTGAAGGAAGAGGGGGAATCTTCCCGGGCGTTATCTCGAAGGTTGATACGGTAGGCGAAGGAAAGACATACGCATTAAAGGGGATGGCTGTAGTAACAGCAGGAAGAATCGTAGGATTCCAGGAAGGAATCATCGATATGACCGGTCCTGGAGCAGATTACACTCCGTTTTCCAAGACGCTTAACCTGGTTATGGTATGCGAGCCGGTTGATGGAATCAAACAGCATGATTACGAGAAGGCCGTAAGATTCGCAGGATTCAGAGTCGCTGCATATATTGGGGAATTGGCACGTGACCTGACGCCTGACGAGACGAAGGTATATGAGACATGCACGATCAAGGAAGGCCTTGAGAAATATCCGGAACTTCCAAGAGTTGCATATGTACAGATGCTTCAGAGCCAGGGACTTCTGCATGATACATACGTATACGGCGTAGACGCCAAGAAGATTGTTCCTACCATCTTAAGTCCAACGGAAGTTATGGATGGAGCCATCGTATCCGGTAACTGCGTATCCGCGTGCGACAAGAATCCGACTTATGTACATCTGAACAACCCGGTTGTTGAAGACTTGTTCGAACAGCACGGAAAGACATTGAACTTTGTATGCCACATTATCACCAATGAGAACGTTTATCTGGCAGACAAGCAGCGTTCATCCGACTGGACTGCAAAACTCTGCAAGATGTTAGATCTTGATGGAGCCATCGTATCTCAGGAAGGATTCGGCAATCCGGATACGGACCTGATCATGAACTGCAAGAAGATTGAGGCAGAAGGCGTTAAGACCGTCATCATTACAGACGAGTATGCTGGACGCGATGGAAAATCCCAGTCACTGGCAGATGCAGATGCGGCGGCAGATGCAGTTGTAACCGGCGGTAATGCAAATCAGGTAATTATCCTGCCGAAACTTGATAAAGTCATTGGAACCCTGGACTATGTTACAAAGATTGCAGGCGCAAGCGAGGAGACCCTTCGCGAAGACGGCTCCCTGGAAGTCGAACTTCAGGTACTTACAGGTGCAACAAACGAGACTGGTTTCAATAAACTGAGCGCGAGATAA
- the purC gene encoding phosphoribosylaminoimidazolesuccinocarboxamide synthase, translating into MQKLEQLYEGKAKKVFKTDDPDIVIVDYKDDATAFNGEKKGTIVGKGVINNRMTNYIFQVLEKEGVPTHYVEELSDRETAVKKVEIVPLEVIVRNVAAGSFSKRLGIEEGTKLLAPTLEFSYKDDDLGDPLINDYMAIAIGASTREEIEKITEYTFKVNEVLKKFFADAGIELIDFKIEFGRFHGNVILADEISPDTCRLWDINTHEKLDKDRFRRDMGNVEDAYQEVFRRIGIK; encoded by the coding sequence ATGCAGAAATTAGAACAATTGTATGAAGGCAAGGCAAAAAAGGTCTTTAAGACAGATGATCCGGATATTGTAATTGTAGATTATAAGGATGATGCCACAGCATTTAATGGCGAGAAAAAAGGAACGATTGTTGGAAAAGGCGTAATCAACAACCGCATGACAAACTACATTTTCCAGGTCCTGGAAAAAGAAGGCGTTCCTACACATTATGTAGAAGAATTAAGCGACAGGGAAACTGCCGTAAAGAAAGTGGAGATCGTGCCATTGGAAGTGATCGTGCGTAATGTGGCTGCAGGAAGTTTTTCCAAGAGGCTGGGCATTGAAGAAGGAACAAAATTGCTGGCACCTACGCTTGAGTTCAGTTATAAGGATGATGACTTGGGAGATCCATTGATTAATGACTATATGGCAATCGCGATCGGCGCATCTACAAGGGAAGAGATTGAAAAGATTACAGAATACACCTTTAAGGTGAATGAAGTCCTGAAGAAGTTCTTTGCCGATGCAGGAATCGAGTTGATCGACTTTAAGATCGAGTTTGGCAGATTCCACGGCAATGTTATTCTTGCAGACGAGATATCTCCGGATACATGCAGACTGTGGGACATCAATACCCATGAGAAGCTGGATAAGGACCGTTTCCGCAGGGATATGGGGAATGTAGAGGACGCGTATCAGGAAGTATTCAGGAGAATCGGCATAAAGTAA
- a CDS encoding amino acid ABC transporter substrate-binding protein, with amino-acid sequence MKKRATLLLALAMLATTVLAGCGSKEDKSADNKKEDKKEAKVENDDETLIVGFDASFPPYGYKDDDGEYVGFDLELAQEVCDRNDWKLVKQPIDWDAKDMEIDSGTIDCIWNGFTMNGREDEYTWSDPYIDNKQVIVVATDSGINSFDDLSGKLVETQADSSALAALQGDQKELAGTFGSLTEIAEYNTAFMDLESGACDAIAMDIGVAYYQINSRKNPDDYKVLDEEISSEQYAVGFKLGNEELRDKVQATLDEMAEDGTVAKIAEKYEDFGVPGSLCIGKK; translated from the coding sequence ATGAAGAAGAGAGCAACATTGCTGCTTGCCCTTGCCATGCTGGCGACAACGGTCCTGGCAGGCTGCGGCAGCAAGGAAGACAAGAGTGCAGACAACAAGAAGGAAGATAAGAAGGAGGCAAAGGTCGAAAACGATGACGAGACATTGATCGTGGGATTCGATGCTTCCTTCCCGCCATATGGATATAAGGATGACGATGGCGAATATGTCGGATTTGACCTGGAACTTGCACAGGAAGTATGCGACAGAAACGACTGGAAGCTTGTAAAGCAGCCGATTGACTGGGATGCCAAGGATATGGAGATTGACTCCGGAACCATCGACTGTATCTGGAACGGTTTCACCATGAACGGACGCGAGGACGAGTATACCTGGTCAGATCCATATATCGACAACAAGCAGGTGATCGTCGTTGCAACAGATTCCGGTATCAATAGTTTTGATGACCTCTCTGGAAAACTGGTAGAGACCCAGGCGGATTCATCCGCATTGGCAGCCCTCCAGGGAGACCAGAAGGAACTGGCGGGTACATTTGGAAGCCTGACAGAGATTGCGGAATACAATACAGCGTTCATGGATCTGGAATCCGGCGCGTGCGATGCGATCGCAATGGATATCGGCGTTGCATACTACCAGATTAATTCCAGAAAGAATCCGGATGATTACAAGGTGCTTGACGAAGAGATCTCTTCTGAGCAGTATGCTGTAGGATTCAAACTTGGGAATGAAGAATTGAGAGACAAAGTCCAGGCTACATTGGATGAGATGGCGGAAGACGGAACGGTTGCAAAGATTGCAGAGAAGTATGAAGATTTTGGCGTGCCAGGATCCCTCTGCATCGGAAAGAAATAG
- a CDS encoding amino acid ABC transporter ATP-binding protein, with protein sequence MSLLEMKNIKKSFNGVEVLKDISLTVEKGEVLGIIGPSGSGKSTLLRCATNLETPDAGEIHYEGTFGLVFQSFNLFPHYSVIRNITDAPIRVQKRKKEEVYKEARELLTKMGLSDKEDTYPYQLSGGQQQRVSIARALAMNPDILFFDEPTSALDPELTGEILKVIKDLAAEHMTMVIVTHEMNFARNVSDHIIFMDNGYIAVQGTPDDVFGSSNERMQEFLGKFGDN encoded by the coding sequence ATGAGCTTGTTAGAGATGAAAAATATAAAAAAGAGCTTTAACGGAGTGGAAGTGCTCAAAGACATTTCCCTTACGGTAGAAAAGGGGGAGGTGCTGGGAATCATAGGGCCTTCCGGCTCTGGAAAGTCTACGCTGCTTCGGTGTGCCACGAACCTGGAGACGCCGGACGCAGGCGAGATTCATTATGAAGGGACGTTTGGCCTGGTATTCCAGAGTTTTAATCTGTTCCCTCATTATTCCGTTATAAGAAATATCACGGATGCCCCTATTCGCGTACAGAAACGTAAAAAAGAGGAAGTCTATAAAGAGGCCAGGGAACTATTGACCAAGATGGGGCTGTCGGACAAGGAGGATACCTATCCGTACCAGCTCTCGGGAGGCCAGCAGCAGAGGGTATCCATAGCAAGGGCCCTTGCGATGAACCCGGACATCCTGTTCTTTGACGAGCCTACGTCGGCCCTGGATCCGGAACTTACAGGAGAGATCCTTAAGGTAATCAAGGATCTTGCGGCAGAGCATATGACTATGGTGATCGTTACGCACGAGATGAATTTTGCGCGGAACGTATCGGATCATATCATTTTCATGGACAATGGATACATTGCCGTCCAGGGAACCCCGGATGATGTTTTTGGCTCTTCCAATGAAAGAATGCAGGAGTTCTTAGGAAAATTTGGTGATAATTAA
- the purF gene encoding amidophosphoribosyltransferase: MNKLEKVTTGLGEECGVFGAYDMDGGDVAPSVYYGLFALQHRGQESCGIAVTDTYGERKVHFKKGLGLVNEVFDEESLQTLKGNLGVGHVRYSTAGGSKVENAMPLVINYVKGTLAIAHNGNLTNAIELRRELEYTGAIFQTTIDSEVIAYHIARERLNVSMAEEAVKRAMGKIKGAYALVVSSPRKMIGARDPFGLKPLCIGKEGNTYFLASESCAIAAVGAEFVRDVEPGEIVTITKDGIHSDLSMAIAPQNQARCIFEYIYFARTDSTIDKVNVYHSRIIAGKALAQSYPVDADLVVGVPDSGLVAAKGYSEQSGIPYGMAFHKNSYVGRTFIKPKQSQRESSVKIKLNVIEEVVRDKRIVMVDDSIVRGTTCANIIKMLKRAGAKEVHVRISSPPFLYPCYFGTDVPSNEQLIAHSHTTEEIRELIGADSLGYMKIDKLKNMVGSLGYCDACFTGNYPMEVPGRDISHAFE; the protein is encoded by the coding sequence ATGAACAAATTGGAGAAAGTGACAACCGGTTTGGGAGAAGAATGCGGCGTATTTGGAGCCTATGATATGGATGGGGGCGATGTAGCCCCGTCCGTATACTATGGGCTTTTTGCGTTGCAGCACAGAGGACAGGAAAGCTGTGGTATTGCAGTGACGGATACCTATGGCGAGCGCAAGGTACATTTTAAGAAGGGCCTTGGACTGGTCAACGAAGTCTTCGATGAAGAATCCCTTCAGACCTTAAAAGGCAACCTCGGGGTGGGACATGTCCGTTATTCCACTGCCGGGGGCTCCAAAGTTGAAAATGCTATGCCGCTGGTTATCAATTATGTAAAAGGAACGCTGGCAATCGCACACAACGGCAATCTGACCAATGCCATCGAGCTGCGCAGAGAACTGGAATATACGGGGGCGATCTTTCAGACGACTATTGACTCGGAAGTGATCGCCTATCACATCGCAAGAGAGCGCCTGAACGTATCGATGGCTGAAGAGGCTGTCAAAAGAGCTATGGGCAAGATTAAAGGCGCTTATGCGCTGGTGGTAAGTTCGCCCCGCAAAATGATCGGAGCCAGGGATCCATTTGGCCTGAAGCCGCTGTGTATCGGAAAGGAGGGAAATACGTATTTCCTCGCTTCTGAGAGTTGCGCGATCGCGGCGGTGGGCGCGGAATTTGTCAGGGATGTAGAGCCAGGCGAGATTGTGACGATTACAAAGGATGGCATACATTCTGATCTGTCAATGGCCATTGCGCCGCAGAACCAAGCAAGATGTATCTTTGAATATATCTATTTTGCCAGGACGGACAGTACGATTGACAAGGTAAACGTGTACCATTCCAGGATTATTGCGGGAAAAGCGCTTGCGCAGTCCTATCCAGTCGACGCGGATCTGGTGGTGGGCGTGCCGGATTCGGGTCTGGTAGCTGCAAAGGGATATTCAGAACAGTCGGGCATTCCCTACGGAATGGCCTTTCACAAGAACAGCTATGTGGGAAGAACGTTCATCAAGCCCAAGCAGAGCCAGCGGGAAAGCAGCGTAAAGATCAAACTGAATGTAATTGAAGAAGTCGTAAGGGACAAGAGGATCGTCATGGTGGATGATTCCATCGTGCGGGGGACCACTTGTGCCAATATTATAAAGATGCTGAAAAGAGCAGGCGCGAAAGAAGTTCATGTGCGGATCAGTTCCCCGCCGTTTCTGTATCCTTGCTACTTCGGCACGGACGTACCATCCAATGAGCAGCTGATCGCCCATTCCCATACCACGGAGGAGATACGGGAACTGATAGGGGCAGATTCGCTGGGGTATATGAAGATTGATAAATTAAAGAATATGGTGGGCAGCCTGGGATACTGTGACGCCTGCTTTACCGGCAACTATCCCATGGAGGTTCCGGGCAGGGATATATCCCATGCTTTCGAGTAA
- the purB gene encoding adenylosuccinate lyase, which produces MTNDRYQSPLSERYASKEMQYIFSPDKKFRTWRRLWIALAQTEKELGLPITDEQIEELKEHADDINYDVAKEREKIVRHDVMSHVYAYGQQCPKAKGIIHLGATSCYVGDNTDMILMSEALDIVRKKLVNVIAELAKFADEYKNLPTLAFTHFQPAQPTTVGKRATLWMQEFMMDLEDLEYVKGSLKLLGSKGTTGTQASFLELFDGDQETIDKIDSMIAEKMGFEACYPVSGQTYSRKVDTRVLNVLAGIAASAHKFSNDIRLLQHLKEVEEPFEKTQIGSSAMAYKRNPMRSERIASLSRYVMVDALNPAITSATQWFERTLDDSANKRLSVPEGFLAIDGILDLCLNVVDGLVVYPKVIEKRLMSELPFMATENIMMDAVKAGGDRQELHERIRELSMEAGRNVKEKGLDNNLLELIAKDPAFNLSEEELKKTMDPTKYTGRACVQVEAFLKNVVNPMLEENKDLLGMSAEINV; this is translated from the coding sequence ATGACAAATGACAGATACCAAAGCCCTCTTTCTGAGCGGTATGCAAGCAAGGAGATGCAGTACATCTTTTCCCCGGACAAGAAATTCCGCACCTGGAGAAGACTGTGGATCGCCCTTGCGCAGACAGAAAAAGAACTGGGCCTGCCAATTACGGATGAACAGATTGAAGAATTGAAAGAACATGCAGATGATATCAATTACGATGTGGCAAAGGAAAGAGAGAAGATTGTCCGCCACGATGTAATGTCACACGTATATGCTTATGGACAGCAGTGCCCGAAAGCGAAAGGAATCATACACCTTGGGGCGACATCCTGCTATGTGGGCGACAATACGGATATGATTCTGATGTCTGAAGCCCTGGATATTGTCAGGAAGAAATTAGTAAATGTAATAGCAGAACTTGCAAAATTCGCAGATGAGTATAAGAATCTGCCAACGCTTGCGTTTACCCATTTCCAGCCGGCGCAGCCTACGACGGTAGGAAAGCGCGCTACCTTGTGGATGCAGGAATTCATGATGGATCTGGAAGATCTGGAATATGTAAAGGGAAGCCTGAAACTTCTGGGATCAAAGGGAACTACCGGAACGCAGGCAAGTTTCCTGGAATTATTTGATGGGGACCAGGAAACGATTGATAAGATAGATTCGATGATCGCAGAGAAGATGGGATTTGAGGCCTGCTATCCGGTATCCGGACAGACCTATTCCCGCAAAGTGGACACCAGAGTGCTCAACGTCCTTGCGGGAATTGCGGCCAGCGCCCACAAATTCTCTAATGATATCCGCCTGCTTCAGCATTTGAAGGAAGTGGAAGAGCCGTTCGAAAAAACGCAGATTGGCTCATCCGCAATGGCATATAAGAGAAACCCTATGAGAAGCGAAAGAATCGCGTCGCTGTCACGCTATGTAATGGTGGACGCCCTGAATCCGGCAATCACATCCGCGACCCAGTGGTTCGAAAGAACCCTGGATGACTCCGCGAATAAGCGTCTCAGCGTGCCGGAAGGCTTCCTGGCTATTGACGGCATCCTTGACCTTTGCCTGAACGTGGTGGATGGCCTGGTAGTATATCCGAAGGTGATTGAAAAGCGCCTGATGTCTGAACTTCCATTCATGGCGACAGAGAATATCATGATGGATGCAGTGAAGGCAGGAGGAGACAGACAGGAACTTCACGAAAGAATCCGCGAACTGTCCATGGAAGCGGGCAGGAATGTAAAAGAAAAGGGTCTGGATAACAATCTGCTGGAACTGATCGCTAAAGATCCGGCATTTAACTTAAGCGAAGAAGAATTGAAGAAGACTATGGATCCAACCAAGTATACGGGCCGCGCCTGTGTACAGGTAGAGGCATTCCTTAAGAATGTAGTAAATCCTATGCTGGAAGAGAACAAGGATTTGCTGGGAATGTCGGCAGAGATTAATGTGTAA
- a CDS encoding GrdX family protein → MSQGNYFIITNNPLVLKKLGETHNVIYQEISYEEVLKEVRDRIHEGHLLLSHPLSGSVKPNETPYKSVMLSKGKGEMDERSLSIIENAIQACGKFQFRSDKYKPEVYADFQLIDWTLIESGLASADAW, encoded by the coding sequence ATGAGTCAGGGCAATTATTTTATAATAACCAATAATCCACTGGTTTTAAAAAAGCTTGGCGAGACGCACAATGTAATATATCAAGAGATTTCCTATGAAGAGGTTCTTAAGGAAGTCAGAGACAGAATTCACGAAGGGCACTTGCTTTTATCACATCCCTTATCCGGAAGTGTGAAGCCTAATGAAACACCATACAAATCAGTTATGCTGTCAAAGGGAAAGGGGGAGATGGACGAAAGGTCATTGTCAATTATTGAAAATGCCATACAGGCCTGCGGCAAGTTCCAATTCAGGTCCGACAAGTACAAGCCCGAGGTATACGCGGACTTTCAGTTGATTGACTGGACCTTGATAGAAAGTGGATTGGCATCGGCAGATGCTTGGTAG
- a CDS encoding DUF5716 family protein, with the protein MIVRTGSILGYDLNEKHCQISYYDETKDEPETLEVAVDNYQIPLMLGYYKDHWVYGKEAKRLAAINEGCTVADLFGKAVRQEKVRVGAKTHDAVWLLAKFVSLTLEKFKEIAFITFSVPFTNIDMSKMLKGIGHHLGVPKEYVYVQDYKESFCQYMFYQPKELWQYESALFYCDAQEIRAYMLRKLNTISGRGNDMFVTVDEVANAHMKELAAIYPVLNVDKAKDADERFKGFIQSVFEKKVVSSVYLTGEGFENNWYPNSLKVLCNGRRAFLGNNLYSRGACYTSMRKCKDYDEGPVYLDDTKMTEQICLRMRVNGQEGWHPIVAWGTHWYEADGQWEVILEDTSDIEIHVETLAGEELQVETISLKGLPERRDYSLRLQIEALFMDERTCKLTFKDVGFGEFYPPTGFQVEKVLHLGGINGQFNSMS; encoded by the coding sequence ATGATAGTGAGAACAGGCAGTATTCTGGGGTATGACCTGAATGAAAAGCATTGTCAGATCAGTTATTACGATGAGACCAAAGACGAGCCGGAGACATTGGAAGTAGCCGTAGACAATTATCAGATTCCTCTGATGCTGGGATACTATAAAGACCACTGGGTCTACGGGAAAGAAGCCAAACGGCTGGCGGCCATCAATGAAGGCTGCACCGTAGCGGACCTGTTTGGCAAGGCGGTAAGGCAGGAAAAAGTGAGGGTAGGAGCCAAGACCCATGACGCGGTGTGGCTTCTGGCCAAATTCGTAAGTCTTACGCTGGAAAAATTCAAAGAGATCGCATTCATCACCTTTTCGGTGCCTTTTACCAACATTGACATGTCGAAGATGCTGAAAGGAATCGGGCATCATCTGGGCGTGCCAAAGGAGTACGTGTATGTGCAGGATTATAAAGAAAGTTTCTGCCAGTATATGTTCTACCAGCCCAAGGAACTGTGGCAGTATGAGTCTGCCCTGTTCTACTGTGATGCCCAGGAGATCCGGGCGTATATGCTCAGAAAACTGAACACCATCAGCGGACGGGGAAACGATATGTTCGTAACCGTCGACGAAGTGGCAAATGCTCATATGAAAGAACTGGCAGCCATCTATCCGGTGCTGAATGTGGACAAGGCAAAGGATGCGGATGAAAGGTTCAAGGGCTTCATCCAGAGCGTGTTTGAAAAGAAGGTGGTATCTTCTGTGTATCTTACGGGGGAAGGGTTCGAGAATAACTGGTATCCCAATTCCCTGAAGGTGCTGTGCAATGGCCGGAGGGCATTTCTTGGCAACAACCTGTACAGCAGGGGGGCCTGCTATACATCCATGCGTAAATGCAAGGATTATGATGAGGGGCCTGTATACCTGGACGATACAAAGATGACGGAGCAGATCTGCCTGCGCATGCGGGTGAACGGGCAGGAAGGATGGCATCCCATTGTCGCCTGGGGAACGCACTGGTACGAGGCGGACGGGCAATGGGAAGTGATTCTGGAGGATACGTCCGACATCGAGATCCATGTGGAGACGCTGGCAGGCGAAGAACTTCAAGTGGAGACCATATCTTTAAAAGGTCTGCCGGAGCGGCGGGACTATTCCCTGCGCCTTCAGATAGAAGCGCTGTTTATGGATGAGCGTACCTGCAAACTGACGTTCAAGGATGTAGGGTTCGGAGAGTTCTATCCTCCGACAGGATTTCAGGTGGAAAAGGTATTACATTTAGGAGGAATCAATGGGCAGTTTAATTCTATGTCATAA
- a CDS encoding alanine/glycine:cation symporter family protein, which translates to METLNNIVLTIQHYLADYILIIALLLGGLWFSFRLGFIQVRGFGEGMRRTFGGLFHKKGEAGADGMSSFQALATAIAAQVGTGNIAGAATALAVGGPGAIFWMWIAAFLGMATIFAEAIMAQKYKQVGKDGEITGGPVYYIRAAFKGTFGKVLAGIFAVLIILALGFMGNAVQSNSIAAAFHTAFGIPQAAMGVVIAILALFVFVGGMKRIAKVTETIVPIMAALYIVGALIVIIYNYKNIPYAFHAIVVGAFNPAAISGGAVGATIKLALTKGVARGLFSNEAGMGSTPHAHAVAKVDHPVEQGFVAMVGVFIDTFIVLNLTALVIITTKSIPTGKTGAELSQYAFSTLYGKGGDIFIAICMFFFAFSTIIGWYFFGQANVKYLFGPKAVKVYSFLVAGCVVLGSLAQVDLVWNMADCFNSMMVLPNILALFALSGMIKKVHDDYYHNFLRNKKK; encoded by the coding sequence ATGGAGACATTGAATAACATTGTTTTGACAATCCAGCATTATCTTGCGGATTACATTCTGATCATTGCGCTTCTTTTAGGAGGCCTGTGGTTTTCATTCCGTCTTGGCTTTATCCAGGTGAGGGGATTTGGCGAAGGCATGAGGCGGACGTTCGGGGGACTGTTCCACAAGAAAGGCGAGGCGGGAGCGGACGGCATGTCTTCTTTCCAGGCACTGGCGACAGCGATTGCCGCACAAGTAGGAACCGGCAACATTGCAGGAGCGGCTACAGCGCTGGCGGTAGGTGGCCCAGGAGCAATCTTCTGGATGTGGATCGCGGCTTTCCTTGGAATGGCTACGATCTTCGCAGAGGCTATTATGGCTCAGAAGTATAAGCAGGTAGGAAAAGACGGTGAGATTACAGGAGGCCCTGTATACTATATCCGCGCTGCATTCAAAGGGACCTTTGGAAAGGTGCTGGCTGGCATTTTTGCTGTTCTGATCATCTTGGCGCTCGGATTTATGGGAAATGCCGTGCAGTCTAACTCTATTGCGGCAGCCTTCCATACCGCATTCGGTATTCCGCAGGCAGCTATGGGAGTCGTTATTGCCATTCTGGCATTATTCGTGTTTGTTGGCGGAATGAAGCGAATCGCTAAAGTAACAGAGACGATCGTTCCAATCATGGCAGCCCTTTACATAGTTGGCGCGCTGATCGTAATCATCTATAACTATAAGAATATACCATACGCATTCCACGCGATCGTAGTTGGCGCGTTCAATCCGGCAGCCATCTCAGGCGGCGCTGTCGGCGCTACGATCAAGCTGGCCCTGACCAAAGGCGTGGCCCGCGGATTGTTCTCCAACGAGGCAGGTATGGGTTCGACACCGCATGCCCACGCGGTGGCAAAGGTGGATCATCCGGTTGAACAGGGATTTGTTGCCATGGTGGGTGTATTTATCGATACATTCATCGTTCTGAACCTGACCGCCCTTGTGATCATCACGACAAAGTCAATTCCTACCGGCAAGACAGGAGCGGAACTGAGCCAGTACGCATTCTCGACACTGTATGGTAAGGGCGGAGACATTTTTATTGCGATATGCATGTTCTTCTTCGCGTTTTCCACGATCATAGGCTGGTATTTCTTTGGCCAGGCTAATGTGAAATATTTGTTCGGGCCTAAGGCAGTCAAAGTATATTCCTTTCTTGTGGCCGGATGCGTAGTGCTCGGATCACTTGCGCAGGTTGACCTTGTATGGAACATGGCAGACTGCTTCAACTCTATGATGGTATTGCCGAATATCCTGGCGTTGTTCGCCCTGAGCGGCATGATCAAGAAGGTGCACGACGATTACTATCATAACTTTTTAAGAAATAAGAAAAAGTAA